One region of Populus trichocarpa isolate Nisqually-1 chromosome 4, P.trichocarpa_v4.1, whole genome shotgun sequence genomic DNA includes:
- the LOC18098401 gene encoding U-box domain-containing protein 35 isoform X1 produces MHMVMMEQSEIIEEEHVLGLPPSPPLTVGIAIDGKGSSKYLVQWALEKFMPQGKVAFKLLHVCPKITAVPTPMGNFIPISQVRDDVAAAYKKEKEWQTLQMLLPFKSICTRKKVQVDIVLTELDDVAKAIAEEVAKCNINKLVIGAASRRMFTRKHKGNNLSSRISVCAPNTCTVYAVSKGKLLSIRPSDLETSGSFRDGVSITSRATNSSSSSTSSSQTGSNSVSPFSHFQSPSLPVQRFQALSSINQGFLYTRTSSCETNPSRSLSLDFEEKVIGSSCPSISEIEHPVTQSSSFKSLSTDHPSWRSDQASTSDVLTDCSSSDSQANINFELEKLRIELRHARGIYAVARSETFDASRKLNDLHKRRLEEATRLQEIKHEEEKAWELARQERGRCEAAIQKAECLRECAKREASQRNEAEIKAMHDAKEKEKLEKAIAGSVQQYQEITWEEIVSGTLSFSEELKIGMGAYGTVYKCNLHHTTTAVKVLHSKEDKNSKQFQQELEILSKIHHPHLLILLGACPDHGCLVYEYMKNGSLEDRLQRVNNTPPIPWFERYRIAWEIASALVFLHSSKPKPIIHRDLKPANILLDHNFVSKIGDVGLSTMLCSDVSSLSTMYKNTGPVGTLCYIDPEYQRTGVISPKSDAYAFGMIILQLLTAKPAIALAHVMETAMEEGHLVEILDSEAGNWPLEETKELAILGLSCTEMRRKDRPDLKDVVLPALERLKKVARRAQESVSSLQLTPPKHLICPILKDLMDDPCVAADGYTYDRKAIQKWLEENDKSPMTNLPLPNKDLLPSYTLLSAIMEWKSKTPSDTLHIRSSG; encoded by the exons ATGCAT ATGGTTATGATGGAGCAAAGTGAGATAATTGAAGAGGAACATGTTCTTGGTTTGCCTCCTTCACCTCCTCTAACTGTTGGGATAGCTATAGATGGAAAAGGAAGCAGCAAGTACTTGGTGCAATGGGCATTGGAGAAGTTCATGCCTCAGGGAAAGGTTGCATTCAAGTTATTACATGTTTGCCCAAAGATCACAGCAGTCCCTACGCCAA TGGGGAATTTTATTCCTATATCACAAGTACGAGATGATGTAGCAGCAGCTTATAAGAAGGAAAAGGAGTGGCAGACACTCCAAATGCTTCTCCCTTTCAAGAGTATTTGTACCAGGAAAAAG GTGCAAGTAGATATTGTGTTAACTGAATTGGATGATGTGGCGAAGGCAATTGCGGAGGAGGTTGCCAAGTGCAATATCAATAAACTTGTTATAGGAGCAGCTTCTCGTCGCATGTTTACAAG GAAACATAAGGGAAATAATCTGTCCTCAAGAATCTCGGTTTGCGCTCCAAATACTTGCACAGTCTATGCTGTTTCAAAAGGAAAATTGCTATCTATTCGTCCATCTGATTTAGAGACAAGTGGAAGCTTTAGAGATGGTGTCAGTATCACCAGTCGTGCTACTAACTCCTCATCAAGTTCTACTTCGAGCTCTCAAACAG GTTCCAACTCAGTTTCTCCATTCTCTCATTTCCAATCTCCATCCCTGCCAGTTCAgcgatttcaagctctttcatcAATAAACCAGGGCTTTCTTTATACCAGAACAAGTTCCTGTGAGACAAATCCGTCAAGAAGCCTGTCTCTGGATTTTGAAGAAAAGGTTATAGGGAGTTCTTGTCCGAGTATTTCAGAAATAGAACACCCAGTCACTCAGAGTTCTAGCTTCAAAAGCTTGTCAACTGATCACCCGTCATGGAGATCTGATCAAGCTTCAACCTCAGATGTGCTTACAGATTGTTCCTCATCTGACAGCCAG GCAAATATCAACTTTGAGCTAGAAAAGCTGAGGATTGAACTAAGACATGCTCGAGGAATATACGCAGTAGCTCGAAGTGAGACATTTGATGCTTCTCGAAAG TTGAATGATCTTCATAAACGTCGGTTGGAAGAAGCAACAAGACTCCAGGAAATAAAACATGAAGAGGAAAAAGCCTGGGAACTGGCAAGGCAAGAGAGGGGAAGATGTGAAGCTGCAATCCAGAAAGCTGAATGTCTAAGGGAGTGTGCCAAAAGAGAAGCTTCACAAAGGAATGAAGCAGAAATTAAAGCCATGCACGACgccaaagaaaaggaaaagcttGAGAAAGCTATTGCTGGTTCTGTACAGCAATACCAGGAGATCACATGGGAAGAGATTGTTTCTGGTACCTTATCGTTCTCAGAAGAGCTTAAGATTGGAATGGGAGCATACGGAACTGTTTATAAATGTAATTTGCACCATACAACCACAGCAGTGAAAGTTCTTCATTCAAAAGAGGACAAAAATTCTAAGCAATTCCAGCAGGAG CTTGAGATCCTGAGTAAAATTCACCATCCACACTTGCTCATTCTTCTTGGCGCTTGTCCTGATCATGGTTGCCTTGTTTATGAGTATATGAAGAATGGGAGCCTGGAGGATAGACTGCAGAGGGTGAACAATACACCCCCTATCCCATGGTTTGAGAGGTATCGAATTGCTTGGGAAATAGCCTCGGCACTTGTTTTTCTTCACAGCTCCAAGCCAAAGCCAATTATTCACCGTGATCTGAAACCAGCCAACATCTTACTTGATCATAACTTTGTGAGCAAGATTGGTGATGTTGGCCTTTCAACAATGCTTTGTTCAGATGTTTCTTCTTTATCCACCATGTACAAAAACACAGGACCTGTTGGGACATTATGCTACATAGATCCCGAGTATCAAAGAACtggggtgatttctccaaaatcCGATGCTTATGCTTTTGGGATGATAATTTTGCAGTTGCTGACTGCAAAACCAGCTATAGCATTAGCACATGTGATGGAAACAGCAATGGAGGAGGGTCATTTGGTGGAGATTTTAGATTCAGAGGCCGGGAACTGGCCATTGGAAGAGACAAAAGAATTGGCTATATTGGGACTAAGCTGTACAGAGATGCGACGCAAAGACCGGCCTGATCTGAAAGATGTAGTACTTCCTGCATTGGAGAGATTGAAGAAGGTTGCTCGTAGGGCCCAAGAGTCAGTTTCCAGTCTACAATTGACACCTCCTAAGCACTTAATCTGCCCAATACTTAAG GATTTAATGGATGATCCCTGCGTTGCGGCGGACGGTTACACTTACGACCGCAAAGCAATACAGAAGTGGCTTGAAGAGAATGACAAGTCACCAATGACGAATTTGCCATTGCCAAATAAGGATCTCTTACCCAGCTACACGCTTCTATCTGCTATAATGGAGTGGAAGTCCAAAACCCCATCCGACACCCTCCACATTCGTTCTTCAGGTTAG
- the LOC18098403 gene encoding derlin-1 isoform X1: protein MSTPGEYYRSLPPVSKAYGVACLMTTAAYYLGLYQASSIALYYDDVIKRFQVWRLITNFFFLGPFSFPFAFRLIIIARYGVQLERGPFDKRTADFVWMFFFGALSLLVMAAVPFLWSGFMGVSLVFMIVYIWGREFPNAQVSIYGLVSLKGFYLPWAMLALDLIFGDPLMPDILGMLAGHLYYFLTVLHPLSGGKFIFKTPIWVHKLVAFWGEGTQVNAPVQRDPSAGTAFRGRSYRLNGTRNNSAGQAQENPQTQQPDSNNGVAFRGRGYRLGGQ from the exons ATGTCGACTCCTGGAGA ATACTATCGGTCCTTACCACCTGTGAGCAAGGCATATGGGGTGGCTTGCTTAATGACCACAGCTGCCTATTATCTTGGTCTTTACCAAGCCAGTTCTATAGCACTTTACTATGATGACGTAATCAAACGTTTTCAG GTTTGGAGGCTAATtactaattttttctttctgggGCCATTTTCATTTCCCTTTGCATTTCGGCTTATAATTAT AGCAAGATATGGTGTTCAACTGGAGAGAGGACCATTTGACAAAAGAACAGCAGATTTTGTGTGGATGTTCTTCTTTGGGGCACTGTCACTTCTG gtGATGGCTGCTGTTCCCTTCCTTTGGTCTGGATTTATGGGAGTTTCTCTGGTTTTCATGATAGTCTACATCTGGGGACGTGAGTTTCCAAATGCTCAAGTCAGCATTTATGGTCTGGTGTCCCTAAAG GGATTCTATCTACCCTGGGCAATGCTAgcattggatttgatttttggCGATCCACTAATGCCTGATATTCTTGGAATGCTTGCTGGACATCTCTATTACTTCCTTACTGTGCTTCATCCACTCTCTGgtggaaaattcattttcaagacCCCTATTTGGGT TCACAAACTGGTAGCATTCTGGGGCGAGGGGACACAAGTAAATGCCCCAGTGCAGCGTGATCCATCTGCAGGGACTGCTTTTCGTGGAAGGAGCTATCGTCTCAATGGCACCCGGAATAACTCTGCTGGGCAAGCACAAGAAAACCCTCAAACACAGCAGCCTGATTCAAATAACGGAGTGGCTTTTCGAGGAAGAGGCTATCGTCTCGGTGGCCAGTAG
- the LOC18098401 gene encoding U-box domain-containing protein 35 isoform X2: MVMMEQSEIIEEEHVLGLPPSPPLTVGIAIDGKGSSKYLVQWALEKFMPQGKVAFKLLHVCPKITAVPTPMGNFIPISQVRDDVAAAYKKEKEWQTLQMLLPFKSICTRKKVQVDIVLTELDDVAKAIAEEVAKCNINKLVIGAASRRMFTRKHKGNNLSSRISVCAPNTCTVYAVSKGKLLSIRPSDLETSGSFRDGVSITSRATNSSSSSTSSSQTGSNSVSPFSHFQSPSLPVQRFQALSSINQGFLYTRTSSCETNPSRSLSLDFEEKVIGSSCPSISEIEHPVTQSSSFKSLSTDHPSWRSDQASTSDVLTDCSSSDSQANINFELEKLRIELRHARGIYAVARSETFDASRKLNDLHKRRLEEATRLQEIKHEEEKAWELARQERGRCEAAIQKAECLRECAKREASQRNEAEIKAMHDAKEKEKLEKAIAGSVQQYQEITWEEIVSGTLSFSEELKIGMGAYGTVYKCNLHHTTTAVKVLHSKEDKNSKQFQQELEILSKIHHPHLLILLGACPDHGCLVYEYMKNGSLEDRLQRVNNTPPIPWFERYRIAWEIASALVFLHSSKPKPIIHRDLKPANILLDHNFVSKIGDVGLSTMLCSDVSSLSTMYKNTGPVGTLCYIDPEYQRTGVISPKSDAYAFGMIILQLLTAKPAIALAHVMETAMEEGHLVEILDSEAGNWPLEETKELAILGLSCTEMRRKDRPDLKDVVLPALERLKKVARRAQESVSSLQLTPPKHLICPILKDLMDDPCVAADGYTYDRKAIQKWLEENDKSPMTNLPLPNKDLLPSYTLLSAIMEWKSKTPSDTLHIRSSG, translated from the exons ATGGTTATGATGGAGCAAAGTGAGATAATTGAAGAGGAACATGTTCTTGGTTTGCCTCCTTCACCTCCTCTAACTGTTGGGATAGCTATAGATGGAAAAGGAAGCAGCAAGTACTTGGTGCAATGGGCATTGGAGAAGTTCATGCCTCAGGGAAAGGTTGCATTCAAGTTATTACATGTTTGCCCAAAGATCACAGCAGTCCCTACGCCAA TGGGGAATTTTATTCCTATATCACAAGTACGAGATGATGTAGCAGCAGCTTATAAGAAGGAAAAGGAGTGGCAGACACTCCAAATGCTTCTCCCTTTCAAGAGTATTTGTACCAGGAAAAAG GTGCAAGTAGATATTGTGTTAACTGAATTGGATGATGTGGCGAAGGCAATTGCGGAGGAGGTTGCCAAGTGCAATATCAATAAACTTGTTATAGGAGCAGCTTCTCGTCGCATGTTTACAAG GAAACATAAGGGAAATAATCTGTCCTCAAGAATCTCGGTTTGCGCTCCAAATACTTGCACAGTCTATGCTGTTTCAAAAGGAAAATTGCTATCTATTCGTCCATCTGATTTAGAGACAAGTGGAAGCTTTAGAGATGGTGTCAGTATCACCAGTCGTGCTACTAACTCCTCATCAAGTTCTACTTCGAGCTCTCAAACAG GTTCCAACTCAGTTTCTCCATTCTCTCATTTCCAATCTCCATCCCTGCCAGTTCAgcgatttcaagctctttcatcAATAAACCAGGGCTTTCTTTATACCAGAACAAGTTCCTGTGAGACAAATCCGTCAAGAAGCCTGTCTCTGGATTTTGAAGAAAAGGTTATAGGGAGTTCTTGTCCGAGTATTTCAGAAATAGAACACCCAGTCACTCAGAGTTCTAGCTTCAAAAGCTTGTCAACTGATCACCCGTCATGGAGATCTGATCAAGCTTCAACCTCAGATGTGCTTACAGATTGTTCCTCATCTGACAGCCAG GCAAATATCAACTTTGAGCTAGAAAAGCTGAGGATTGAACTAAGACATGCTCGAGGAATATACGCAGTAGCTCGAAGTGAGACATTTGATGCTTCTCGAAAG TTGAATGATCTTCATAAACGTCGGTTGGAAGAAGCAACAAGACTCCAGGAAATAAAACATGAAGAGGAAAAAGCCTGGGAACTGGCAAGGCAAGAGAGGGGAAGATGTGAAGCTGCAATCCAGAAAGCTGAATGTCTAAGGGAGTGTGCCAAAAGAGAAGCTTCACAAAGGAATGAAGCAGAAATTAAAGCCATGCACGACgccaaagaaaaggaaaagcttGAGAAAGCTATTGCTGGTTCTGTACAGCAATACCAGGAGATCACATGGGAAGAGATTGTTTCTGGTACCTTATCGTTCTCAGAAGAGCTTAAGATTGGAATGGGAGCATACGGAACTGTTTATAAATGTAATTTGCACCATACAACCACAGCAGTGAAAGTTCTTCATTCAAAAGAGGACAAAAATTCTAAGCAATTCCAGCAGGAG CTTGAGATCCTGAGTAAAATTCACCATCCACACTTGCTCATTCTTCTTGGCGCTTGTCCTGATCATGGTTGCCTTGTTTATGAGTATATGAAGAATGGGAGCCTGGAGGATAGACTGCAGAGGGTGAACAATACACCCCCTATCCCATGGTTTGAGAGGTATCGAATTGCTTGGGAAATAGCCTCGGCACTTGTTTTTCTTCACAGCTCCAAGCCAAAGCCAATTATTCACCGTGATCTGAAACCAGCCAACATCTTACTTGATCATAACTTTGTGAGCAAGATTGGTGATGTTGGCCTTTCAACAATGCTTTGTTCAGATGTTTCTTCTTTATCCACCATGTACAAAAACACAGGACCTGTTGGGACATTATGCTACATAGATCCCGAGTATCAAAGAACtggggtgatttctccaaaatcCGATGCTTATGCTTTTGGGATGATAATTTTGCAGTTGCTGACTGCAAAACCAGCTATAGCATTAGCACATGTGATGGAAACAGCAATGGAGGAGGGTCATTTGGTGGAGATTTTAGATTCAGAGGCCGGGAACTGGCCATTGGAAGAGACAAAAGAATTGGCTATATTGGGACTAAGCTGTACAGAGATGCGACGCAAAGACCGGCCTGATCTGAAAGATGTAGTACTTCCTGCATTGGAGAGATTGAAGAAGGTTGCTCGTAGGGCCCAAGAGTCAGTTTCCAGTCTACAATTGACACCTCCTAAGCACTTAATCTGCCCAATACTTAAG GATTTAATGGATGATCCCTGCGTTGCGGCGGACGGTTACACTTACGACCGCAAAGCAATACAGAAGTGGCTTGAAGAGAATGACAAGTCACCAATGACGAATTTGCCATTGCCAAATAAGGATCTCTTACCCAGCTACACGCTTCTATCTGCTATAATGGAGTGGAAGTCCAAAACCCCATCCGACACCCTCCACATTCGTTCTTCAGGTTAG
- the LOC18098403 gene encoding derlin-1 isoform X3 codes for MSTPGEYYRSLPPVSKAYGVACLMTTAAYYLGLYQASSIALYYDDVIKRFQVWRLITNFFFLGPFSFPFAFRLIIIARYGVQLERGPFDKRTADFVWMFFFGALSLLVMAAVPFLWSGFMGVSLVFMLVYIWGREFPNAQVSIYGLVSLKGFYLPWAMLALDLIFGDPLMPDILGMLAGHLYYFLTVLHPLSGGKFIFKTPIWVHKLVAFWGEGTQVNAPVQRDPSAGTAFRGRSYRLNGTRNNSAGQAQENPQTQQPDSNNGVAFRGRGYRLGGQ; via the exons ATGTCGACTCCTGGAGA ATACTATCGGTCCTTACCACCTGTGAGCAAGGCATATGGGGTGGCTTGCTTAATGACCACAGCTGCCTATTATCTTGGTCTTTACCAAGCCAGTTCTATAGCACTTTACTATGATGATGTAATCAAACGTTTTCAG GTTTGGAGGCTAATtactaattttttctttctgggGCCATTTTCATTTCCCTTTGCATTTCGGCTTATAATTAT AGCAAGATATGGTGTTCAACTGGAGAGAGGACCATTTGACAAAAGAACAGCAGATTTTGTGTGGATGTTCTTCTTTGGGGCACTGTCACTTCTG GTGATGGCTGCTGTTCCCTTTCTTTGGTCTGGATTTATGGGAGTTTCTCTGGTTTTCATGTTAGTCTATATCTGGGGACGTGAGTTTCCAAATGCTCAAGTCAGCATATATGGTCTGGTGTCCCTAAAG GGATTCTATCTACCCTGGGCAATGCTAgcattggatttgatttttggCGATCCACTAATGCCTGATATTCTTGGAATGCTTGCTGGACATCTCTATTACTTCCTTACTGTGCTTCATCCACTCTCTGgtggaaaattcattttcaagacCCCTATTTGGGT TCACAAACTGGTAGCATTCTGGGGCGAGGGGACACAAGTAAATGCCCCAGTGCAGCGTGATCCATCTGCAGGGACTGCTTTTCGTGGAAGGAGCTATCGTCTCAATGGCACCCGGAATAACTCTGCTGGGCAAGCACAAGAAAACCCTCAAACACAGCAGCCTGATTCAAATAACGGAGTGGCTTTTCGAGGAAGAGGCTATCGTCTCGGTGGCCAGTAG